The following coding sequences are from one Shewanella violacea DSS12 window:
- a CDS encoding DUF2057 domain-containing protein: MKSLMSITAILALLGSSSAMAASLNIPMSFEYLAIDGKKVESSLFSHKSQLELDQGTHKIAIRYHDMVQDDFSDSESFIKSSPFIVTIAVDGDHEYTLKSADGDIIKRPKSFAKSPQVLITRGDKARVNYKVIQTDFTEDSFVTSLFSGGNKQDIAAITTAATGGAVIATSTSLTPRAPVSIPAPVEVMPITPTVGDKADKGEHANQMLQYWWLHADDKTRKEFMSWAIQQL, from the coding sequence ATGAAATCACTTATGTCTATCACAGCAATCTTGGCTCTGCTTGGCTCATCTTCGGCCATGGCAGCTAGTTTAAATATCCCAATGTCATTTGAATATCTTGCCATCGACGGCAAGAAAGTCGAAAGCAGCTTATTCAGCCATAAGTCACAGCTTGAATTAGATCAAGGAACCCACAAGATTGCGATCCGTTACCACGATATGGTTCAAGATGATTTCAGTGATAGTGAAAGCTTTATCAAGTCGTCTCCTTTCATAGTGACAATTGCTGTGGATGGTGACCATGAGTACACATTGAAGTCCGCCGATGGCGATATAATAAAGCGACCAAAATCTTTCGCCAAATCTCCGCAGGTGTTGATCACCCGCGGTGACAAAGCTAGAGTCAATTATAAGGTTATTCAAACAGACTTCACCGAAGACTCCTTCGTGACTAGCCTGTTTAGTGGCGGAAACAAACAAGATATTGCAGCGATAACAACTGCGGCTACAGGCGGAGCTGTGATTGCGACTTCGACAAGTTTGACACCAAGGGCGCCAGTCAGCATCCCTGCCCCCGTTGAAGTTATGCCAATAACTCCAACAGTAGGTGATAAAGCCGACAAAGGCGAACATGCCAACCAGATGTTACAATACTGGTGGCTTCATGCCGATGATAAGACCCGTAAAGAGTTTATGAGTTGGGCCATTCAGCAGCTATAG
- the pspC gene encoding envelope stress response membrane protein PspC: MSDTRARTLYRIPQSGKIAGVCSGIADYFGFETWLVRVVAASIFLLGGSGIVLIIYVLLWMILDIKLGTDNNIKAHKDIEIKKKVWQSGEPAKMALRDVNSQFRSLEIRLQKLERHVTSDSFDLKQEINNL, encoded by the coding sequence ATGAGTGACACGAGAGCACGTACCTTATATCGCATTCCTCAATCAGGTAAAATAGCTGGGGTTTGTTCTGGAATTGCAGACTATTTCGGTTTTGAAACCTGGCTGGTGAGAGTCGTCGCCGCTTCAATATTTCTTTTAGGTGGCTCGGGAATTGTGTTAATCATCTATGTATTACTCTGGATGATTTTAGATATTAAACTCGGTACCGACAATAATATAAAAGCGCATAAGGATATAGAGATAAAGAAGAAGGTTTGGCAATCGGGTGAGCCTGCGAAGATGGCTCTGCGTGATGTTAACTCACAGTTTAGAAGTTTAGAAATCAGACTTCAAAAATTGGAACGTCATGTCACCTCTGATAGTTTCGATTTGAAACAAGAGATCAATAACCTTTAA
- the pspA gene encoding phage shock protein PspA: MGIFSRFADIINSNITSLLDKAEDPEKMVRLIIQEMEDTLVEVRSTSAKVLAEKKEIIRRITKVQAQVLDWEGKAELALSKDREDLAMAALVEKKKASELADTLTQELVVVEEQISRLKEEVNLLQQKLADAKARQKTIIMRKQTASSRLEVKKQLDSSKIDNAMSKFEQYERRVEGLESQVDAYDLGNKKSLSDEFAALEAEDSVNAELEALKAKIKNSKAKTQAK; this comes from the coding sequence ATGGGAATTTTCTCTCGATTTGCAGATATCATTAATTCAAATATCACTTCATTGCTGGATAAAGCCGAAGATCCAGAAAAAATGGTTCGCTTGATTATTCAAGAGATGGAAGACACCTTAGTAGAGGTTCGCTCTACATCGGCTAAAGTATTAGCCGAGAAGAAAGAGATAATTCGTCGCATCACAAAGGTACAGGCGCAGGTACTCGATTGGGAAGGCAAAGCCGAGCTTGCATTATCGAAAGACCGCGAAGATCTTGCGATGGCCGCTCTGGTAGAAAAAAAGAAGGCGAGCGAACTTGCCGATACCTTGACCCAAGAGCTTGTGGTTGTTGAAGAGCAGATTTCTCGTTTGAAAGAGGAGGTTAACTTGCTTCAGCAGAAGCTAGCCGATGCCAAGGCTCGTCAGAAAACGATAATTATGCGCAAGCAGACGGCGTCATCGCGCTTAGAAGTGAAGAAGCAACTTGACTCAAGTAAGATAGATAACGCTATGAGTAAGTTTGAGCAGTATGAACGTCGTGTCGAAGGGCTAGAATCACAAGTTGATGCCTATGATCTGGGTAACAAGAAAAGTTTAAGTGATGAGTTTGCCGCACTGGAAGCTGAAGACTCGGTCAATGCTGAGCTTGAGGCATTAAAAGCCAAAATAAAGAACAGCAAGGCAAAGACTCAAGCCAAATAA
- the pspB gene encoding envelope stress response membrane protein PspB, translating into MDMDILMAPIIIFMVVVAPIWLILHYRSKRQVSQGLTEEEYSQLNELIGRADKMAKRIDTLEAILDSEAPQWRGRND; encoded by the coding sequence ATGGACATGGATATTTTAATGGCCCCAATTATTATTTTTATGGTAGTTGTGGCTCCCATTTGGCTGATACTTCACTACCGCAGTAAGCGTCAAGTGAGCCAGGGACTTACTGAAGAAGAGTATTCACAGCTCAATGAACTGATCGGAAGAGCCGATAAAATGGCTAAACGCATCGATACATTGGAAGCGATTTTAGACAGTGAGGCACCACAGTGGAGAGGACGCAATGATTAA
- a CDS encoding primosomal replication protein, whose product MNTNELLKQLMIQLKQLEQDVLQHDSNLPRREQKLLKNTDRFNDQLFMQSGAKLKPCIEQINKSIVQLGQLIKGNISANTIALSCERIQDRFTAVRRALNTTSLGANSASQQRALRVAQARRRKNKSHDESGFDWIASGVMHNSHQLYAELNKHLNWVSKFEQKILILQSQLDNCHSDDKIQMQNEILLVHRRLGKCRQAISYIEDRIQAFERPFSRTYKSFNR is encoded by the coding sequence ATGAATACTAACGAACTCCTAAAGCAATTAATGATTCAATTGAAGCAGCTAGAGCAAGACGTGCTTCAACACGACTCAAATTTACCTCGAAGAGAACAGAAACTACTTAAGAATACCGACAGGTTTAACGACCAACTGTTTATGCAGTCTGGGGCAAAACTTAAGCCCTGTATAGAACAGATAAACAAGAGTATTGTGCAGCTAGGTCAACTGATAAAAGGCAATATATCTGCCAATACCATAGCCTTGAGCTGTGAACGTATTCAAGACAGATTTACCGCCGTCAGAAGAGCACTAAATACCACCTCATTAGGGGCTAATTCGGCCTCGCAACAAAGAGCTTTGCGAGTCGCTCAGGCCAGGCGGCGTAAAAATAAGTCCCATGATGAGAGCGGCTTCGATTGGATCGCTTCCGGAGTCATGCATAACAGTCACCAACTGTATGCTGAACTCAACAAGCATCTTAATTGGGTGAGTAAATTTGAACAAAAAATCCTAATTTTGCAATCACAATTGGATAACTGTCATAGTGATGACAAGATTCAGATGCAAAATGAGATCCTGTTGGTTCATCGACGACTAGGAAAGTGTCGACAAGCCATAAGCTATATAGAAGATCGTATTCAAGCGTTTGAGCGACCTTTCTCTCGAACCTATAAGAGTTTTAATCGTTAA
- a CDS encoding trans-sulfuration enzyme family protein, producing MQEKWKLATQVIHAGHIKDSSGALVTPLCQSATFVFDSAQQGGARFAGDEPGYIYTRLGNPTTAELERKMARLEGAEAAAATASGMAAVSSALLANLSQGDHLVASKAVYGCTFSLMSTQLSKFGIEVSLVDFKDLDAISAAITNKTKVLFCETPVNPHLDVFDLDALVSIARKHGLISIIDNTFMTPLLQQPLAHGVDLVVHSATKYLNGHGDVIAGIICGSNEQIEKIKFETMKDLGGVLSPHDAWLILRGLKTLDVRMERHCDNAQRVVEYLLSHPKVVKVYYPGIEGSYGQHLLGKQMRRGGGVIAFELDADLDKSIEFINSLQLFSIAVSLGDAESLIQHPASMTHATYDKEEREAAGIGENLLRISVGLESVEDLIVDLDQGLAQI from the coding sequence ATGCAAGAAAAGTGGAAACTGGCAACGCAAGTTATACATGCTGGGCATATTAAAGACAGTTCAGGGGCACTGGTAACCCCCTTGTGCCAGAGTGCAACTTTCGTATTCGATAGTGCACAGCAGGGAGGTGCTAGGTTTGCTGGCGATGAGCCAGGTTATATCTATACTCGACTCGGTAACCCAACCACGGCTGAGTTAGAGCGCAAGATGGCTCGGCTTGAAGGGGCTGAAGCGGCTGCTGCTACGGCATCAGGTATGGCGGCGGTTTCTTCAGCGCTGCTGGCTAATCTTTCACAAGGCGATCATCTGGTTGCTTCCAAGGCCGTATATGGCTGTACTTTCTCACTGATGAGCACACAGTTGAGCAAGTTTGGTATTGAGGTGTCCTTGGTTGATTTTAAGGATCTCGATGCGATTTCTGCAGCGATAACCAACAAGACCAAAGTACTTTTCTGTGAGACACCAGTTAATCCTCATCTCGATGTTTTTGATTTAGATGCACTGGTGTCAATTGCACGCAAGCATGGTTTGATCAGCATCATAGACAATACGTTCATGACCCCATTGTTGCAGCAACCTTTGGCTCACGGAGTCGATCTTGTTGTTCACAGTGCCACTAAGTACCTCAATGGACACGGCGATGTCATTGCCGGAATAATCTGTGGCAGTAATGAGCAGATAGAGAAGATAAAATTCGAAACCATGAAAGACTTAGGCGGAGTCTTGTCTCCCCATGATGCCTGGTTGATTCTGCGAGGACTAAAAACCTTAGATGTCAGAATGGAACGTCATTGTGATAACGCCCAGAGAGTGGTGGAATACCTGTTATCTCATCCTAAAGTGGTTAAGGTGTATTACCCTGGAATCGAGGGAAGCTATGGTCAGCACCTACTCGGTAAGCAGATGCGCAGGGGCGGTGGAGTGATCGCTTTTGAGCTTGATGCAGACTTAGATAAGTCCATCGAGTTTATCAATAGCCTGCAACTATTTTCCATCGCAGTGAGTCTAGGAGATGCCGAGTCTTTAATACAACATCCAGCTTCAATGACTCATGCTACCTATGATAAAGAGGAGCGGGAAGCTGCGGGTATTGGTGAGAATCTGTTGCGTATCTCTGTGGGGCTAGAATCAGTCGAAGACCTTATTGTCGACTTAGATCAAGGCTTGGCTCAGATTTAG
- a CDS encoding ComEA family DNA-binding protein gives MKITQVSATLMAALFSLSVYAGEVSSQSKAPHKKVNINQVQQLNVNINTSSIEQLVLLKGIGESKAKAIVEYRESNGKFMAIGDLSKVKGIGAKLVDKNRLFLSL, from the coding sequence ATGAAAATAACACAGGTATCTGCGACACTTATGGCTGCACTATTTTCTCTCAGCGTTTACGCCGGTGAGGTTTCTAGCCAATCGAAAGCGCCCCATAAAAAAGTAAATATAAATCAAGTTCAACAACTTAATGTCAATATTAATACCTCTTCCATAGAGCAATTGGTTTTACTTAAGGGGATTGGTGAATCAAAAGCGAAAGCGATTGTCGAATATAGAGAGAGTAACGGCAAGTTTATGGCGATAGGTGACCTTTCGAAAGTGAAGGGCATAGGCGCTAAGCTTGTTGATAAAAATAGGCTATTCCTAAGTTTATAG
- a CDS encoding TIGR01620 family protein, with protein sequence MNDKEAVTSQQSSKPAASSAENTIKQKQIFTSIAEDKQPKFREAQRFDQQAQFIETPYDNEGQSCTDEFIDNEVASSLSESSGLFENNMSKTSKPRRSLLARLTLIGFIALVITETILGLRDAWLESPWLFGLYLTVTSLLCLWVGKLVFREWRQLNRLKSVEEAQQIGDRLAQSMQQGEADKFIGNIIAHLPTGIDFSKYHDSCRDGHNDAEKLILFDEIILCDRDKVAKKIVRRFAQESALLLAASPLAVLDMAIILWRNQSMIVKIAHCYGIELGYWSRIKLIRGVITNIIYAGTSEIATDLGTQLFSVEMSGKLSARLGQGLGGGLLTARLGYQAMALCRPISFKESSRPRLSGIHKELLLDLKELSTSVFSGKVKEKVKCNKDFTSGT encoded by the coding sequence ATGAATGATAAAGAAGCAGTTACTTCACAACAGAGTTCAAAACCTGCTGCTAGTTCGGCCGAAAATACCATCAAACAGAAACAAATATTTACATCCATAGCGGAAGACAAGCAACCAAAATTCCGAGAGGCTCAGCGATTTGACCAGCAAGCTCAATTTATTGAAACGCCTTATGATAATGAGGGCCAATCCTGCACCGATGAGTTTATAGATAATGAAGTCGCCTCTAGTTTATCTGAGAGCTCGGGACTGTTTGAAAACAACATGAGCAAGACAAGCAAACCTCGGCGTTCTCTGCTTGCCAGACTCACGCTCATCGGCTTCATTGCCCTAGTTATCACAGAGACGATATTGGGTTTAAGAGATGCCTGGCTAGAGAGTCCTTGGTTATTCGGCTTGTACTTGACTGTGACTTCATTACTCTGCCTATGGGTGGGAAAACTGGTGTTTAGAGAATGGCGTCAGTTGAATAGGCTTAAGTCGGTTGAAGAGGCGCAACAAATCGGCGATAGGCTAGCTCAAAGTATGCAGCAGGGGGAAGCCGATAAATTCATCGGTAACATCATCGCCCATCTACCGACAGGTATTGATTTTTCTAAGTATCATGACTCATGTCGAGATGGGCATAATGACGCCGAAAAACTGATTTTATTTGATGAGATCATATTATGTGATCGAGATAAGGTGGCAAAGAAAATTGTTCGCCGTTTCGCTCAAGAATCGGCGCTGTTACTCGCTGCTAGCCCTCTGGCGGTGCTCGATATGGCCATTATTCTTTGGCGAAATCAAAGCATGATAGTCAAAATCGCCCACTGTTATGGGATTGAATTGGGTTACTGGAGCCGTATCAAGTTGATAAGAGGTGTTATCACCAACATCATCTATGCTGGTACCAGTGAAATTGCGACAGATCTTGGTACTCAATTATTTTCAGTTGAGATGTCAGGCAAGTTGTCAGCCCGACTTGGACAAGGTCTTGGTGGCGGTTTACTGACTGCACGTTTAGGTTATCAAGCGATGGCACTGTGTAGACCAATCTCCTTTAAAGAGTCTTCTCGGCCAAGATTGTCTGGTATACATAAGGAATTGTTGTTGGATCTTAAGGAGTTATCTACTTCAGTATTTTCTGGTAAGGTCAAAGAAAAAGTCAAATGTAATAAAGATTTTACATCTGGAACTTGA
- the pspF gene encoding phage shock protein operon transcriptional activator: MANQFQQDNLIGQSNALLEVLEHVSQIAPLSKPVLIIGERGTGKELIAERLHFLSSRWDQSFIKLNCSSLSESLLESELFGHDAGAFTGANKKHEGRFERADGGSLFLDELANTSGLVQEKLLRVIEYGEFERVGGSKTVRTDVRLICAANEDLPTLAEAGEFRADLLDRLAFDVITLPPLRHRQEDIMILAEYFAIGMARQLKHELFPGFSPRAIQQLMDHSWPGNIRELKNVVERSVYRNQDTATSITNIVVDPFASPYRPTTRVKTRERQQLASSQPLPASKDTSLSGTAVNNGDKIAFPIDFKEHCEGLEVKLLKQALEAGQFNQKKTAELLNLSYHQLRGILKKYNLLDKT, encoded by the coding sequence GTGGCAAATCAATTTCAGCAAGATAATCTTATTGGACAATCGAATGCGCTCCTCGAAGTTCTTGAGCATGTTTCTCAGATAGCACCTCTGTCTAAACCCGTCCTTATCATTGGCGAGCGTGGTACAGGTAAGGAGTTAATCGCCGAACGTCTTCACTTCCTATCCTCACGTTGGGATCAAAGTTTTATTAAACTTAATTGCTCGTCACTGAGTGAAAGCTTACTCGAAAGTGAGTTGTTTGGTCATGATGCTGGCGCTTTCACCGGCGCAAATAAAAAACATGAAGGACGATTTGAGCGCGCCGATGGCGGTAGTTTATTTCTCGATGAACTCGCCAACACCTCAGGTTTGGTGCAAGAAAAGTTGCTACGGGTAATAGAATACGGCGAATTTGAGCGCGTAGGCGGCAGTAAAACAGTACGAACAGATGTCAGATTAATCTGCGCCGCTAACGAAGATCTTCCCACCTTAGCTGAAGCAGGTGAATTCAGGGCTGATTTACTCGATAGATTGGCATTTGATGTGATCACCTTGCCTCCACTGCGTCACAGGCAGGAAGATATCATGATCTTAGCCGAATACTTCGCTATAGGAATGGCAAGACAGCTAAAACATGAGCTATTTCCTGGCTTTAGCCCCAGAGCGATACAACAACTGATGGATCATAGTTGGCCAGGTAACATACGAGAACTTAAAAACGTGGTGGAAAGAAGCGTCTATCGAAATCAGGATACCGCAACGTCTATAACCAACATAGTCGTCGACCCTTTTGCCTCCCCCTACCGGCCAACAACGAGAGTCAAAACTCGTGAAAGACAACAGCTAGCGAGCAGTCAGCCTCTGCCAGCGAGCAAGGACACCAGCTTATCCGGCACTGCGGTTAATAATGGGGACAAAATAGCATTCCCTATTGATTTCAAAGAACATTGTGAGGGATTAGAAGTAAAACTATTGAAGCAAGCATTGGAAGCGGGTCAATTTAACCAAAAGAAAACCGCCGAACTTTTAAACTTAAGTTATCATCAATTACGGGGTATTTTGAAAAAATACAACTTACTGGATAAAACTTAA
- a CDS encoding ABC transporter substrate-binding protein, whose protein sequence is MRMLLKRLFLYPSISCFCVLLAACGPKLVPPGIVYCSEGNPESFNPQLITSGTTLDATSQQIYNGLVDYDINLGQIEPSLATDWQISDDELTYTFQLRRAVNFHHTTKFTPTRHFNADDVLFSFNRVIDPSHPFHHISKTGYPFFQSIGFDKQIESIEKLSDHEVAFHLKHKDASFLANLASGFSVILSAEYADTLSQRNEQEKIDREPVGTGPFQLVKYVKNDYIRYHRNEGYWGHLPTAELLVFDITPKSTSRLAKLITGDCSVSALPKAGELSVVFEHEELEVDSLPGFNVAFWAFNTHKAPFNDVRVRKALAHAVDRDNILRAVYLKTAVKATGMLPPMSWAYSQNQSLIDYNPEKARQLLHEAGVENLTMDIWAMPVARIYNPNAHKTAELIQADLADIGVKVNIVSYDWSVFNQKLSKRSYDSVLIGWNADNSDPDNFFTPILSCASVLSNSNRSRWCNPKFDDILFKARSITSKKERKALYQEAEALFAQELPMLPFAHATRLILKKKSVKNSQLTPFGGISFNADQDGDMMNTEGEIR, encoded by the coding sequence ATGAGAATGCTGCTTAAGCGTCTATTTTTATACCCCAGCATATCCTGCTTCTGTGTTTTACTTGCAGCTTGTGGCCCCAAGCTAGTCCCACCAGGGATAGTCTACTGCTCAGAGGGAAATCCTGAATCTTTCAATCCTCAATTGATAACTTCAGGAACGACACTAGATGCAACTTCACAGCAAATCTACAATGGACTCGTGGACTACGATATAAACTTGGGTCAGATAGAACCCTCTTTAGCCACAGATTGGCAAATCAGTGACGACGAATTAACTTATACCTTTCAATTACGAAGAGCAGTTAACTTTCACCACACCACAAAATTTACGCCTACACGTCATTTCAATGCTGACGATGTCTTATTCTCATTTAACAGGGTGATCGATCCATCTCACCCTTTTCATCATATTTCTAAGACTGGATATCCGTTTTTTCAGAGTATAGGCTTCGATAAACAGATCGAGTCAATTGAGAAATTGTCGGACCATGAAGTCGCCTTTCATCTTAAACATAAAGATGCCTCTTTTCTCGCCAACTTAGCTTCCGGATTTTCGGTTATCTTGTCTGCCGAGTATGCCGACACATTAAGCCAAAGAAATGAACAAGAAAAAATTGACCGTGAGCCCGTAGGTACTGGACCTTTTCAGCTGGTTAAATATGTAAAAAACGACTACATACGATATCATCGTAATGAAGGGTATTGGGGACATCTTCCCACTGCTGAACTGTTAGTGTTTGATATCACCCCTAAGAGTACCAGTAGACTGGCTAAACTCATTACCGGCGATTGTAGTGTTTCCGCCTTACCAAAGGCCGGAGAACTCTCGGTAGTTTTCGAACATGAAGAACTAGAGGTTGATTCGCTGCCTGGCTTTAATGTGGCATTTTGGGCATTTAATACTCACAAAGCCCCCTTTAATGATGTCAGAGTGCGTAAAGCCTTAGCCCACGCTGTCGACAGAGATAATATTCTCCGAGCGGTTTACCTGAAAACGGCTGTCAAAGCAACTGGGATGCTGCCACCTATGTCCTGGGCATATTCGCAAAATCAGAGTCTGATAGATTATAATCCCGAAAAAGCCAGACAATTATTACATGAAGCTGGTGTAGAGAATCTTACTATGGATATCTGGGCCATGCCCGTCGCGCGTATATACAACCCTAATGCTCATAAGACGGCAGAACTCATTCAGGCGGATTTAGCAGACATAGGCGTAAAAGTTAATATCGTTAGCTATGATTGGAGTGTATTCAACCAGAAGTTAAGCAAGAGGAGTTACGACTCTGTGCTTATAGGATGGAATGCCGATAACAGCGATCCAGATAACTTCTTTACTCCGATCCTCAGCTGCGCCTCGGTACTGTCTAACAGTAATCGTTCTCGTTGGTGTAACCCAAAATTCGATGACATTCTCTTTAAAGCAAGATCGATCACTTCCAAGAAAGAACGAAAAGCCCTCTATCAAGAGGCCGAAGCACTTTTTGCACAAGAGCTCCCTATGCTACCTTTTGCCCACGCCACCCGGCTTATTTTAAAGAAAAAAAGCGTAAAAAACAGCCAGCTCACACCCTTTGGTGGGATCTCCTTTAATGCCGACCAAGATGGGGATATGATGAACACTGAGGGGGAGATAAGATAA
- a CDS encoding late competence development ComFB family protein yields the protein MQLEIRNYYEVLLMELLSDEGLLDELPEDYLADLCCVTLNQLPVRYIRHLVDTYFFEDYSELSEMRTEIQTALEKSRAFLKANLHKTNS from the coding sequence ATGCAATTAGAAATTCGAAACTATTATGAAGTCCTTCTTATGGAACTCTTATCCGATGAAGGCTTACTCGATGAATTACCAGAGGACTATCTGGCAGATCTTTGTTGTGTCACCCTAAACCAACTGCCTGTTCGCTATATACGGCATCTGGTCGATACCTATTTTTTCGAGGATTACAGCGAATTATCCGAGATGAGAACAGAAATCCAAACCGCATTAGAAAAATCGAGAGCATTTCTCAAAGCTAACCTACATAAGACAAACAGCTGA
- a CDS encoding YcjX family GTP-binding protein, giving the protein MGRINRSLSKLSKTVSNKTLSFAHRASDRNIRLAVTGLSGSGKTAFITGLVNQLLNAGLTGKSNNLPLWQVTRDERLYGVKRDLQPDLTVASFDYEFGMNALKQAVPQWPASTRNISELRLTLKYQPSQGILAKLTDSASLYLDIIDYPGEWLLDLPMLKQNYGQWSTAQELRKPIFAKSQYYLAFVGALESLELGANADEAELKHIAELYQEVLVDCVHQHGFYYAQPGRLLLPGEFAGSPVLAFFPLLNMSDETRADLENTQAESTYQVLKMRYKQYQDKVIKPFYKDYFSTFDRQLLLVDCFTPLNRGKEQFDDMTQALNGIMESFKFGQSNLLKRLFSPRIDKLLFAASKVDHITRDQQGNVLSLLTQLVKQSQRLAKFEGCEVETMAISAIKATQHGMIRSAKGEIEVVKGISLNDREPITLFPGEVPNSLPGSAFWESQGFGFTSFAPPNYTPQSDGADFEHIRLDHLLQFLLGDKLK; this is encoded by the coding sequence ATGGGTCGTATCAACCGCTCTTTATCTAAGTTAAGCAAAACCGTAAGCAATAAAACCTTATCATTTGCCCATAGGGCTTCAGATAGAAATATCAGATTAGCAGTCACAGGCCTCTCGGGCTCAGGAAAAACGGCCTTTATCACTGGCCTTGTTAATCAACTTCTCAACGCGGGTCTCACAGGAAAGAGTAATAACCTCCCTCTTTGGCAAGTCACTAGAGATGAGCGCTTATATGGCGTTAAACGTGATCTTCAGCCAGATTTGACCGTGGCAAGCTTTGACTATGAGTTTGGTATGAACGCCTTGAAACAAGCTGTTCCCCAGTGGCCAGCATCGACGCGTAATATTAGTGAGTTAAGGTTAACCCTTAAATATCAACCTAGCCAAGGAATATTGGCTAAGCTCACGGACAGCGCCAGCTTGTATCTGGATATTATCGATTATCCCGGTGAGTGGTTACTCGATCTACCTATGCTCAAACAAAACTATGGGCAATGGTCTACAGCCCAGGAGCTGCGTAAACCGATATTCGCTAAGTCACAATATTATCTCGCTTTCGTTGGGGCCTTGGAGTCGCTGGAACTAGGCGCTAATGCCGATGAAGCCGAATTAAAGCACATCGCCGAGTTATACCAAGAGGTATTGGTAGATTGTGTTCACCAGCACGGCTTTTATTATGCTCAACCCGGTCGATTACTCCTCCCCGGCGAGTTCGCCGGTTCGCCGGTGTTGGCTTTTTTTCCACTGCTAAATATGTCTGATGAGACCCGGGCAGATCTTGAAAATACCCAAGCAGAGTCGACCTATCAAGTGTTGAAAATGCGATACAAACAGTATCAGGACAAGGTGATAAAGCCCTTCTACAAAGATTATTTCTCCACCTTTGACCGTCAGTTGTTATTGGTTGACTGCTTTACGCCGTTAAACAGGGGCAAGGAGCAGTTTGATGATATGACACAGGCGCTCAATGGCATCATGGAGAGTTTTAAATTTGGTCAATCTAACCTCTTGAAACGTCTCTTCTCACCAAGGATCGACAAACTGCTCTTCGCAGCAAGTAAGGTGGATCATATTACCCGGGATCAGCAGGGCAATGTGCTGTCATTGCTGACCCAGCTGGTCAAGCAGAGTCAGAGACTGGCTAAATTCGAAGGGTGTGAGGTCGAGACCATGGCAATCAGTGCTATCAAGGCTACCCAGCACGGCATGATTAGATCGGCTAAGGGTGAAATTGAAGTCGTCAAAGGCATCAGTTTGAATGACAGGGAGCCAATTACCCTGTTTCCTGGGGAAGTGCCTAACTCCTTGCCTGGATCTGCGTTCTGGGAGTCTCAGGGGTTTGGATTTACCAGTTTTGCACCGCCAAACTATACTCCTCAATCCGATGGAGCAGATTTTGAACATATACGCTTAGACCACTTGCTGCAATTTTTACTCGGTGACAAGCTAAAATAA